From a single Paenibacillus sp. FSL R5-0345 genomic region:
- a CDS encoding MBL fold metallo-hydrolase, whose translation MSTLTIWGGAGEHGRSSYLLQNKDGQSGILLDCGVKKEGPGEYPLLDTDIIPHLQAVFLSHAHEDHSIALPLLYKYGYSGKVWTTKATVKQLPDYFEAWDKYVAAQSVSLPYEEIDKQSIEFMYLEEHIPPQTWLRIAPNLRVQWGRSGHLAGSVWLILEWDGTVVFFSGDYTKESLLLMADSPTIMEAGAKDAVDLSIIDAAYGADPDEQLVKLQQLESAICNTLQKGGAILLPVPIHGRSQELIVWASECFPDDQLIVEEELIAPLRGLSDKTEWLKEGAIQRVDMLLNRKNLCIVSNSEERAKALLNLKSSIVFTNDGMMQSAKAQAYFHQLSASPDNHVIFTGHLAAGSFGHRLVKGSLGEESSNTRCTISLIRYKVHQGLPDIREMLQTVPSRRSVLVHAPKSHIDHVTSILEGEGFAGLYSLLPGSTLSF comes from the coding sequence ATGAGCACACTAACGATTTGGGGAGGGGCCGGAGAGCATGGCCGTTCCTCCTATCTTTTGCAGAACAAAGATGGGCAATCTGGTATCCTACTCGATTGTGGTGTCAAAAAAGAAGGCCCAGGTGAATACCCCCTGCTAGACACAGACATCATCCCACATTTGCAGGCCGTGTTTCTGTCCCATGCGCATGAGGATCATTCCATAGCACTTCCCCTACTATATAAGTACGGATATTCAGGTAAGGTATGGACAACGAAAGCTACCGTTAAACAGCTTCCCGATTACTTCGAAGCATGGGATAAATACGTGGCAGCTCAGTCTGTATCACTACCTTACGAAGAAATAGATAAACAATCTATTGAGTTCATGTATTTAGAGGAGCATATCCCCCCTCAGACTTGGCTGAGGATTGCCCCTAATCTTCGAGTACAATGGGGGCGAAGCGGACATTTAGCAGGTTCGGTCTGGCTGATCCTCGAATGGGACGGAACAGTCGTATTTTTCTCAGGGGATTATACGAAGGAGTCGCTGCTGCTCATGGCAGATTCACCAACGATCATGGAAGCCGGAGCTAAAGATGCCGTCGATCTATCTATTATCGATGCCGCATACGGCGCGGATCCTGATGAGCAGCTTGTAAAGTTACAGCAATTAGAGTCAGCGATCTGTAACACGCTGCAAAAAGGGGGGGCAATCCTACTTCCGGTGCCTATCCATGGCAGAAGCCAGGAATTAATCGTATGGGCAAGCGAGTGTTTCCCGGATGATCAGCTGATCGTCGAAGAAGAGCTCATAGCACCTTTAAGAGGTTTGAGCGATAAGACCGAATGGCTGAAAGAGGGCGCTATTCAGCGCGTTGATATGCTTCTTAATAGAAAGAACTTGTGCATTGTATCTAATTCAGAGGAACGTGCAAAGGCACTGTTGAATCTCAAGAGCTCAATCGTGTTTACCAATGACGGAATGATGCAGTCGGCAAAAGCACAAGCGTACTTTCATCAGCTCTCTGCTTCTCCTGACAACCATGTGATTTTCACGGGACATTTGGCGGCAGGTAGTTTCGGGCACCGTCTCGTTAAAGGGTCCTTGGGAGAAGAATCTAGCAACACGAGATGTACAATCTCATTAATTCGCTATAAAGTCCACCAAGGCTTACCGGACATTCGAGAAATGCTCCAAACGGTTCCCAGCCGCCGGTCGGTGCTCGTTCATGCTCCCAAATCACATATTGATCATGTCACTTCTATATTAGAAGGAGAAGGTTTTGCAGGGCTGTACTCTTTGCTGCCTGGAAGTACGCTTTCGTTCTAA
- a CDS encoding holin has product METREILDDVMAFASILAVFVLALVQLVKNSINIPRNAVPVIGLLIGLLIGAAAYPFTQLDIVLRLWAGGLAGLSATGLFELAFKDRPGMTKE; this is encoded by the coding sequence ATGGAAACTAGAGAGATTTTAGATGATGTTATGGCGTTTGCCTCTATATTAGCTGTATTCGTACTGGCGCTGGTTCAATTGGTCAAAAATAGTATCAACATCCCCCGTAATGCAGTCCCTGTCATCGGACTATTGATAGGCTTGCTCATCGGAGCGGCAGCGTATCCTTTTACTCAACTGGATATCGTTCTTCGCCTTTGGGCTGGAGGTCTGGCTGGTTTATCTGCGACGGGGTTGTTTGAGCTAGCATTTAAGGATCGCCCGGGGATGACGAAAGAGTAA
- a CDS encoding M15 family metallopeptidase, whose product MLTLIQVENKSTSRLTNLHPVVRSAATALIERCYKLNIPILITQGLRTIAEQDALYAQGRTKPGAIVTNARGGYSYHNFGLAVDFALLLPNGSSVSWDMRLDGNNNQIIDWQEVVKEAKALGFEWGGDWTSFKDYPHFQMAFGLTLTQLRAGAKPSTSAVEAAYKIINRKEEETLKGDAIAVVKVNGVKVADGVLEKGITYVPVRIIAEALGAQVGYNSATRTVEIKSTH is encoded by the coding sequence ATGCTGACACTAATTCAGGTGGAAAATAAATCGACCTCACGTCTAACCAACCTACACCCCGTAGTCCGTTCCGCTGCTACTGCTCTAATCGAGCGCTGTTACAAACTCAACATCCCCATTCTCATTACGCAGGGTCTTCGCACAATTGCCGAGCAGGATGCTCTTTACGCACAAGGACGCACTAAGCCTGGAGCGATTGTCACCAATGCGCGTGGCGGGTATAGCTACCACAATTTTGGACTAGCCGTAGATTTTGCTCTTTTGCTGCCGAATGGATCGAGTGTGTCATGGGATATGCGACTGGACGGGAATAACAATCAGATTATAGATTGGCAGGAGGTTGTAAAAGAGGCTAAAGCACTTGGATTCGAATGGGGTGGCGATTGGACTAGCTTTAAGGATTACCCCCATTTTCAAATGGCGTTTGGGTTAACGCTCACTCAGTTACGAGCAGGGGCAAAGCCCTCAACATCCGCAGTGGAGGCAGCGTACAAAATCATCAATCGGAAGGAGGAGGAAACATTGAAGGGTGACGCAATAGCTGTCGTAAAGGTTAACGGAGTTAAGGTTGCAGATGGAGTGCTTGAAAAAGGCATTACCTACGTTCCCGTTCGTATTATTGCAGAAGCGCTAGGCGCACAAGTAGGTTATAATTCCGCCACTAGGACAGTTGAGATTAAAAGTACTCACTAA
- a CDS encoding XkdW family protein, whose translation MNIALAIMYLYPYANPFRDFVVQDNGAEPVLHEGAEEKGRVRYEIKPPGEGEEPLEGVHYCYGIDYNLLVEGEHYDLVERGPYIAAWNLDVPQPTEVELEAAWEAYLEAEAKKPPELSEVEQLRAENMALQDRLQDIEVIMAELLSI comes from the coding sequence ATGAATATAGCACTAGCAATTATGTATCTATACCCATACGCTAATCCATTTCGTGACTTTGTCGTCCAAGACAATGGCGCTGAACCTGTATTGCACGAGGGAGCCGAAGAAAAAGGTCGTGTCCGATATGAGATCAAGCCGCCAGGCGAAGGAGAAGAACCCTTAGAGGGCGTACACTACTGTTACGGCATTGACTATAACCTACTGGTCGAGGGTGAACACTACGACCTTGTAGAGAGAGGCCCATACATCGCCGCCTGGAACCTAGACGTACCACAACCAACAGAAGTAGAACTCGAAGCAGCGTGGGAAGCCTACCTAGAGGCCGAAGCCAAAAAGCCGCCAGAGTTAAGCGAGGTTGAGCAACTGCGCGCAGAGAATATGGCTTTGCAAGATCGGCTACAAGACATCGAAGTCATTATGGCTGAATTACTCAGCATATAA
- a CDS encoding putative phage tail protein gives MSYGNSLFSELLYSADEDSNHPDEVEAPDLMQYLPDYYKDVREIEKLQETIGLEIGGLKVGTIDVLDQAFVETATVSLGRWEAELGLNIDLSKSYATRREMIKAKLRGNGTTTPEMIQRTASAFSGGVVEVKEVPDEYRFEIHFVSTLGIPPNMAGLIQIIEEIKPAHLAYEFVFSYTWWDSVKALTWENAHSKTWNELRTYR, from the coding sequence ATGAGCTATGGCAACTCTTTATTCAGCGAATTATTGTATTCCGCAGATGAAGATTCGAATCATCCGGATGAAGTCGAGGCGCCTGATCTAATGCAGTATTTGCCGGATTATTATAAGGATGTCCGTGAAATAGAGAAGCTTCAGGAGACCATCGGGCTAGAAATTGGTGGACTGAAGGTAGGCACTATAGATGTACTGGATCAGGCGTTTGTTGAAACGGCAACGGTGAGCCTTGGACGTTGGGAAGCTGAACTTGGATTAAATATCGATTTATCCAAGTCATATGCCACACGCCGAGAGATGATTAAGGCGAAGCTGCGTGGAAACGGGACGACAACGCCGGAGATGATCCAGCGGACGGCATCCGCTTTTTCAGGTGGAGTGGTTGAAGTTAAGGAAGTGCCTGATGAGTATCGTTTTGAGATTCATTTTGTGAGTACACTGGGCATACCTCCGAATATGGCAGGGTTGATTCAAATTATCGAAGAAATAAAACCTGCGCATTTAGCTTATGAATTTGTGTTCAGCTATACCTGGTGGGACTCTGTTAAGGCTTTGACCTGGGAGAATGCTCACAGTAAAACATGGAACGAATTAAGAACTTATAGATAG
- a CDS encoding DUF2793 domain-containing protein, translating to MAQTIQIKRGTKAELTSYGVLKAGELGFCNDTKEVYIGDGTSNSMVGRALSGPEASRPVAGAVGRLYYVTTGSNSGYLYFDDGAAWRRVNAQKLSDLTGTIDDIADGATYAKVLKADISAGHINKVSDGTNVKTAAEIKTHIDDVTKHRTINDAGTTITDLWSAQKIKNEIELAKHNIEPQASVKDQNLLAPPASPVEGDRYIIPAGATGAWAGKTNQIVEYQSAAWVFYVPAVGWTTYVDDEQKIYSWNGSAWVRTGGALQTITAGNGLIGGGQADAVTLNIGAGNGITVTADAIAVTAGKGITVDGAGVAVSVDGSSIIYDAANGNKLTVASIDGGTF from the coding sequence ATGGCACAGACCATACAAATAAAGCGGGGAACAAAGGCTGAGCTAACGAGTTATGGCGTGTTGAAGGCGGGTGAGCTTGGTTTTTGCAATGATACAAAGGAAGTTTATATTGGTGACGGTACGTCTAATTCCATGGTCGGAAGGGCGTTGTCCGGGCCAGAAGCCTCGCGTCCAGTTGCTGGAGCCGTTGGCCGGTTGTATTACGTGACTACGGGTTCGAATAGCGGATATTTATATTTTGATGATGGGGCAGCTTGGCGGCGGGTGAATGCGCAGAAGCTTAGTGACCTGACGGGTACAATTGACGATATCGCTGATGGAGCAACCTACGCGAAGGTGCTTAAAGCGGATATTAGTGCGGGACATATCAATAAAGTATCAGATGGCACGAATGTAAAGACTGCCGCTGAGATCAAGACTCACATTGACGATGTGACCAAGCACCGGACAATCAATGATGCCGGGACTACGATTACAGACTTGTGGTCTGCACAAAAGATTAAAAATGAAATTGAGCTGGCTAAGCATAACATCGAACCGCAAGCGTCGGTAAAAGATCAGAACCTGCTGGCTCCACCAGCCAGTCCGGTTGAGGGTGATCGATACATTATTCCAGCTGGAGCAACTGGGGCATGGGCGGGAAAAACGAATCAAATCGTGGAGTACCAATCTGCTGCTTGGGTATTTTATGTTCCTGCCGTAGGCTGGACCACTTATGTTGATGATGAGCAGAAGATTTATAGCTGGAACGGCAGCGCATGGGTTCGAACGGGTGGTGCATTACAGACCATTACAGCTGGAAACGGACTGATTGGTGGTGGACAGGCCGATGCTGTGACGCTGAATATTGGTGCAGGCAATGGGATTACGGTCACTGCAGACGCGATTGCGGTTACAGCTGGAAAAGGGATCACTGTAGATGGTGCCGGTGTAGCTGTAAGTGTGGATGGAAGTAGCATCATTTATGATGCGGCGAATGGCAATAAACTTACCGTAGCCAGTATTGATGGCGGAACTTTCTAG
- a CDS encoding baseplate J/gp47 family protein yields the protein MYEDQTYEALMERMLDRVPSGLDKREGSIIYDALAPAAAELAQMYIELDVNNNLYFADTATGEYLERSISWSGIVRREASKAQLKGIFYKADGGLLDVPLGSRFSLDMLNYTAVEKLSPGVYRLESETAGEEGNRYFGSLLPVDYILDLARGEIASLLIPGENVESDESLRQRYLDSARRPATSGNKYHYMEWAMQVAGVGGARVFPLWNGPKTVKVIIVDAEKLPASELLVTKVQHYIDPVSGEGEGQAPVGAVVSVASATGKSISISAKVTLASGYALQAVNEEFKATLESYRKEKAFSATYISQSVIGALLLATEGVADYSELKLNSGAGNVMLSEEEVPLFGNVLLEV from the coding sequence ATGTATGAGGATCAGACGTATGAGGCTCTTATGGAACGGATGCTGGACCGGGTTCCGTCAGGTCTGGATAAACGCGAGGGCAGCATCATTTATGACGCGCTCGCTCCGGCAGCAGCAGAGCTGGCGCAAATGTACATTGAGCTGGATGTGAATAATAATCTGTATTTTGCAGATACGGCTACCGGTGAGTACTTGGAGCGAAGTATCTCCTGGTCAGGAATTGTAAGGCGTGAAGCGAGCAAGGCGCAGCTGAAGGGGATTTTTTATAAAGCGGATGGGGGACTTCTGGATGTACCTCTCGGCAGCCGTTTTTCTCTCGATATGCTGAATTATACGGCTGTGGAAAAGTTATCTCCTGGAGTGTATCGGTTGGAGAGTGAAACCGCTGGAGAAGAAGGAAACCGATATTTTGGCTCTTTGCTGCCGGTGGATTATATTTTAGACCTCGCGCGCGGAGAAATAGCTTCTCTTCTGATCCCTGGGGAGAACGTCGAAAGTGATGAATCGCTTCGCCAGCGTTATTTGGATTCAGCCAGACGCCCAGCTACTAGCGGCAATAAATATCACTACATGGAGTGGGCAATGCAGGTTGCAGGGGTAGGAGGCGCTCGTGTTTTTCCATTATGGAATGGTCCTAAGACGGTAAAGGTGATTATCGTAGATGCTGAGAAACTTCCTGCTTCTGAACTGCTGGTGACTAAGGTTCAGCATTACATTGATCCGGTCTCTGGAGAGGGTGAGGGGCAAGCCCCTGTAGGTGCTGTTGTATCGGTGGCGTCGGCAACGGGCAAAAGCATCAGTATAAGTGCAAAAGTAACCCTTGCTTCAGGTTATGCGCTGCAAGCTGTTAATGAAGAATTCAAGGCGACTCTTGAGAGCTATCGCAAGGAGAAGGCTTTTTCAGCAACCTATATTAGTCAGTCTGTAATTGGTGCACTATTGCTAGCTACTGAGGGAGTCGCAGATTACAGTGAGCTGAAGCTGAACAGTGGAGCGGGCAACGTAATGTTGAGCGAAGAAGAAGTGCCGTTGTTCGGCAATGTTTTACTGGAGGTGTAG
- a CDS encoding DUF2634 domain-containing protein, protein MIPAIGKAGPITALLEGEVNLERGENPSLTYRMDWDRKRITGQADGLEAVQQAAAKILRTDRFEHLIYSSDYGTEWQLVLGKDLLLVRAEIRRVVSEALLQDERILSLENIEVSFNGENLTFECKVVTRYGNFQLRKEWNEDV, encoded by the coding sequence ATGATTCCTGCGATTGGAAAAGCTGGACCGATAACTGCCCTTCTTGAAGGCGAGGTCAACCTTGAGCGTGGGGAAAACCCTAGTCTAACCTACCGAATGGATTGGGACAGAAAAAGGATCACTGGCCAAGCGGATGGACTTGAGGCAGTGCAGCAGGCAGCGGCCAAAATTCTGCGAACCGATAGATTTGAACATCTGATTTACAGTTCGGATTACGGAACAGAGTGGCAGCTGGTTTTGGGTAAGGATCTGCTGTTAGTCAGAGCTGAAATCAGACGTGTCGTTAGTGAAGCCTTACTTCAGGATGAACGAATCCTTAGCTTAGAAAATATTGAGGTTTCTTTTAACGGGGAGAATCTAACTTTTGAATGTAAGGTGGTCACACGTTATGGGAATTTTCAGCTGAGAAAGGAGTGGAATGAGGATGTATGA
- a CDS encoding DUF2577 domain-containing protein gives MLDIIKKASLGAVGNTNPVAFSYGTVTEVAPLQIQVDQRFILSGNALVLPESVMECKVELEGREVVVRRGLASGDRVLMVRMQGGQSYIVLDRLVSPI, from the coding sequence ATGTTGGATATTATAAAAAAAGCAAGCCTAGGAGCCGTGGGAAATACAAATCCCGTGGCTTTTTCTTATGGGACGGTAACGGAGGTAGCTCCCTTACAGATCCAGGTGGATCAACGTTTTATTTTATCGGGGAATGCGCTAGTGCTACCTGAATCGGTAATGGAATGTAAAGTCGAGCTAGAGGGTAGAGAAGTGGTAGTGCGTCGAGGACTTGCCTCTGGTGATCGGGTTCTGATGGTTCGGATGCAGGGTGGACAAAGCTATATTGTTCTGGATCGGCTGGTGAGTCCAATATGA
- a CDS encoding XkdQ/YqbQ family protein, producing MELLVKNKEGNLWDISGIVSDISWKTARSGKPATLELTLVDSGIYQHPKFGISNGDIIQFSKDNVDVFYGFVFSIDTGSDQEIKLTAYDQMRYLLGNGSYVLQDVTANDVIKKITQDYGLQTGVLEDTEYRIPSLIEDDKKLLDIIMGAIGSELQYKGRLMAFYDDFGKLTLRKPESMLLNLVLGAGHYLYDYSLKKSIDDDTYNTIFLYKDNEKSGKRDFFPVSDKDNVKRWGILHLYQKADDKANAAQIQEKANNLLKMHNREKLSLSVQAIGDMRVRAGNFIYVLLDEFKTQVFLVDQCSHKISGGEHTMSLDIKVV from the coding sequence ATGGAGCTGCTTGTGAAGAATAAGGAAGGTAATCTATGGGATATTTCAGGCATCGTCTCGGATATTTCGTGGAAAACAGCTCGGTCTGGCAAACCGGCAACGCTAGAGTTAACACTTGTGGACAGTGGAATCTATCAGCATCCTAAGTTCGGTATCAGCAACGGTGATATTATTCAGTTCAGCAAAGATAATGTGGATGTATTCTACGGGTTTGTGTTCAGTATTGATACAGGCTCGGATCAGGAGATTAAGCTGACTGCCTATGATCAGATGCGTTATTTGCTGGGCAATGGCAGTTATGTTTTGCAGGATGTTACGGCTAATGATGTTATCAAAAAAATAACGCAAGACTACGGACTGCAGACAGGTGTGCTGGAGGATACAGAGTACCGGATTCCCTCTTTAATCGAGGATGACAAAAAGCTGCTGGACATCATTATGGGAGCGATCGGCAGTGAGCTTCAGTATAAGGGGCGGTTGATGGCCTTTTACGATGATTTTGGTAAGCTAACGCTGCGAAAACCGGAGTCTATGCTGCTTAATCTGGTGTTGGGAGCGGGGCATTATCTGTATGACTATTCGCTCAAAAAAAGTATTGATGATGATACGTACAACACGATCTTTTTATACAAGGATAATGAGAAGTCTGGTAAGCGTGATTTCTTTCCGGTTAGCGATAAGGATAATGTGAAACGCTGGGGTATCCTCCACTTGTATCAGAAGGCTGATGACAAAGCGAATGCTGCACAAATTCAGGAGAAGGCAAATAATCTGCTAAAAATGCACAACCGTGAAAAGCTTAGTCTCTCCGTACAGGCGATTGGTGATATGCGCGTAAGGGCTGGTAATTTCATATATGTCCTGCTTGATGAATTTAAGACTCAGGTGTTTCTGGTGGATCAATGCAGTCATAAGATTTCCGGTGGGGAGCATACGATGTCCCTCGATATAAAGGTGGTGTAG
- a CDS encoding LysM peptidoglycan-binding domain-containing protein, with amino-acid sequence MEEYGIFLGFNNQAEAFRLPVNPETLEIKESGDGKSYTIIDLGEINTIAYPKLTEITIESIFPAQRYPFVLVQEDGLKRPFEYVELIKKWMTSRRPIRFVFSGVSYTDDLKKADGKLNDAKKWLKDSSTSEDKSIEIDFGVNMAMSIESFSWKLSAGTSGDIEYSLSLKKYVFYQAVAVKVVKDEVKVEQKRANETPKPKTYIMKSKDNLWKIAKEILGDGNRCWEIQKLNGIKDSELRKLPIGKVIKLP; translated from the coding sequence GTGGAAGAGTACGGGATATTTCTTGGTTTTAATAATCAGGCGGAAGCATTCCGACTGCCAGTCAATCCAGAGACTTTGGAAATCAAGGAAAGCGGGGATGGGAAGAGCTATACCATTATCGATCTAGGTGAGATTAATACGATTGCTTATCCGAAGCTGACGGAGATCACAATCGAAAGTATTTTTCCGGCACAAAGGTATCCGTTTGTATTAGTACAAGAGGATGGGTTGAAGAGACCTTTTGAATATGTGGAGCTGATTAAGAAGTGGATGACGAGTCGCAGACCTATTCGTTTTGTATTTTCCGGGGTGAGCTATACTGATGACTTGAAAAAAGCGGATGGGAAGCTAAACGACGCCAAGAAATGGTTAAAGGATTCATCGACTAGTGAGGATAAATCCATAGAGATTGATTTCGGTGTGAATATGGCTATGAGTATTGAAAGCTTCTCTTGGAAGCTCAGTGCAGGTACATCAGGGGATATTGAATATTCGTTATCTCTCAAAAAGTATGTATTTTATCAGGCGGTAGCTGTTAAAGTCGTCAAGGATGAAGTGAAGGTAGAACAGAAGCGGGCGAACGAAACTCCCAAACCTAAAACGTATATCATGAAATCTAAAGATAATCTATGGAAAATCGCTAAAGAAATCCTTGGAGATGGTAATAGGTGTTGGGAAATCCAGAAACTTAATGGCATTAAAGATAGCGAGCTGAGGAAGCTTCCAATCGGTAAGGTCATTAAGCTGCCGTAG
- a CDS encoding phage tail assembly chaperone: MSELSLFFAQNVACDTTEEFVVSQRFKDKEGNAVAWKLRSMNEDENQECRKAATRKVKGKNGVYTSEIEPNDYMAKLMTSSVVHPDLKNAELQRSYGVLGAETLLRKMLLPGEFAALGERVQALNGFGTDMNELVDEVKN, from the coding sequence ATGAGTGAATTAAGTTTGTTTTTTGCGCAAAATGTAGCATGTGACACGACCGAGGAGTTTGTGGTATCGCAGCGTTTTAAGGATAAGGAAGGGAACGCAGTTGCCTGGAAGCTACGCAGTATGAACGAGGATGAGAATCAGGAATGCCGTAAAGCAGCTACTCGTAAGGTCAAAGGTAAGAACGGAGTGTATACCTCCGAGATTGAACCGAATGATTATATGGCTAAGCTGATGACTTCAAGTGTGGTGCATCCAGATCTGAAAAATGCCGAGTTACAACGTTCTTATGGTGTTCTTGGTGCTGAGACGTTGCTGCGTAAAATGCTGCTCCCAGGTGAATTCGCCGCGCTGGGTGAACGGGTACAGGCCTTGAATGGCTTCGGTACAGATATGAACGAGCTGGTGGATGAAGTAAAAAACTAA
- a CDS encoding phage tail tube protein produces MAFLKASDTISGQEGRAYAVIGTQTEEMFYVKTLEATVEKTKAEVKTLGRRGVQHKATGWSGSGSMTIFYMTSRFRQMMLDYMNTGVDQYFDIEVTNEDPSSSVGAQRIILKGVNLDSVIMASLDTESDALEEEVSFTFEDVQIVQAFGAPAGSGK; encoded by the coding sequence ATGGCATTTTTAAAAGCTAGCGATACGATTTCCGGCCAGGAGGGCCGTGCGTATGCGGTGATTGGCACGCAAACTGAAGAGATGTTCTATGTGAAGACGCTTGAAGCAACGGTAGAAAAAACAAAGGCGGAAGTGAAGACACTCGGCCGACGTGGTGTTCAGCATAAAGCGACTGGATGGTCGGGCAGCGGTTCGATGACGATTTTTTATATGACTAGCCGTTTCCGCCAGATGATGCTTGATTATATGAACACAGGTGTCGATCAGTATTTCGATATTGAGGTTACGAACGAAGACCCATCGTCCAGTGTGGGAGCACAACGTATTATTTTAAAAGGCGTGAACCTTGATAGTGTCATCATGGCTTCTCTTGATACAGAATCAGATGCGCTGGAAGAAGAAGTGAGCTTTACCTTTGAAGACGTGCAGATTGTGCAAGCTTTTGGCGCTCCGGCCGGCTCAGGAAAATAA
- a CDS encoding phage tail sheath family protein, with the protein MAGGTWTTQNKVRPGVYVNVASNQGAIGKMGERGITALALALSWGEAGVIMEITPQDDVNKLLGYDLEHPTLLPVREALKRAGTLLLYRLNEGVKAAVTNNGLQVTAKYGGVRGNDLSVVIEKNIENNDLFDVKTLLNGAELNKQTVGTAEELVANDYVQFQKNGAEGLKLTAGMPLIGGANGTVTNGAHSDFLSALEVLEFQTVGLVSQDSTLKALYSSWVRRLRDAEGKKVQAVLSDYATAGHEGVISVKNGVVLSDGTTIDNNNAVAWVAGATAAAAVNQSLTYQGYDDSVDADVRLSHSETTAALLQGELLFTYSGGRAVVEQDINTFTAFSPDKGKAFSKNRVLRVLDGIANDLKRIFENYYIGKVANNEDGRALFWSQCATYMNDLQDIGAIESFNAQTDVVVVAGTDSDSIVLDVAVKPVDSVEKVYMKVKVV; encoded by the coding sequence ATGGCAGGCGGAACATGGACAACTCAAAACAAAGTGCGCCCAGGGGTGTACGTAAATGTAGCATCGAATCAAGGTGCCATCGGCAAAATGGGAGAACGCGGGATTACTGCTTTGGCACTTGCTTTATCTTGGGGAGAAGCTGGAGTGATCATGGAGATTACCCCGCAGGACGACGTGAATAAGCTACTAGGTTATGATTTGGAACATCCAACATTGCTGCCAGTACGCGAAGCGCTGAAACGTGCGGGAACGTTACTGCTCTATCGATTGAATGAAGGGGTTAAAGCGGCGGTCACGAACAATGGTCTACAGGTTACGGCTAAATACGGTGGTGTACGCGGAAACGATCTTTCTGTTGTTATTGAGAAGAATATTGAGAATAATGATCTTTTTGATGTAAAGACACTGCTGAATGGAGCTGAACTGAATAAGCAAACGGTTGGAACGGCTGAAGAGTTGGTCGCTAACGATTATGTACAATTCCAGAAAAATGGCGCAGAAGGCTTGAAGCTAACCGCAGGGATGCCGCTTATTGGCGGAGCTAATGGTACGGTGACAAATGGTGCACACAGCGATTTCTTATCTGCTCTTGAGGTGCTTGAGTTCCAAACGGTTGGACTAGTATCGCAGGATAGTACGCTTAAGGCACTGTATAGCTCTTGGGTGAGACGACTGCGGGATGCGGAAGGTAAGAAAGTGCAGGCTGTACTATCGGATTATGCTACTGCGGGTCATGAGGGTGTGATCAGCGTGAAGAATGGGGTAGTACTGAGTGACGGAACTACGATTGATAACAACAATGCTGTTGCTTGGGTGGCCGGTGCTACGGCTGCTGCTGCGGTTAATCAATCGCTGACTTATCAGGGCTATGACGACTCGGTTGATGCTGATGTACGGCTTAGCCATTCTGAAACGACAGCAGCTTTGCTGCAAGGCGAACTGCTCTTTACTTACAGTGGAGGGCGAGCTGTGGTGGAACAGGATATTAACACGTTTACGGCATTCTCTCCGGATAAAGGCAAAGCGTTCTCCAAAAATCGTGTGTTGCGTGTGCTGGATGGGATTGCGAATGATCTGAAGCGTATTTTTGAGAACTACTACATTGGTAAGGTAGCTAATAATGAAGATGGACGGGCTCTGTTCTGGTCGCAATGTGCAACTTACATGAATGATCTGCAGGATATTGGGGCGATTGAAAGCTTTAATGCGCAGACTGATGTTGTCGTTGTGGCAGGTACCGATAGCGATAGTATTGTACTCGACGTAGCAGTGAAGCCAGTTGATTCCGTAGAAAAAGTATATATGAAAGTGAAGGTGGTTTAA